A single window of Pseudophryne corroboree isolate aPseCor3 chromosome 5, aPseCor3.hap2, whole genome shotgun sequence DNA harbors:
- the LOC134928715 gene encoding uncharacterized protein LOC134928715, which translates to MICRYKRLTTDHLQPQDCRQLLEVAKSDFMNCIKKADICERLSAKDKVCILHYLEALLILKHLQRPGVVANMTVEEWHERVHHTFTSEGVSEIRVVVGVKQHKTATHQVATFALTEEEEKWFKTFFDVVRPLLVKGDQPQKTFFISTKGEQIYNVTNDLRQLHEKYKLLNITSQMVRRTCETWTLAEYSDVQKSLFTKYLAHTNLTADRHYREKTLHNICLGSKLVTQLGSMSKPMEAQESTSRDGLQDSDSIESHKRNYFQNLLKEFPVNIKQSRPKKVDCKRISPLYWHHCRKEWTAKRNKKRVKHIIRAFPARRPKTVQLKKYIREKKWKCSELEIKQIAEAWKPRKLQNWKDCKALEEHIRLQNWKGLKTTTDIESGIKKVMTERAFLKGEAICDFHGEQISAKKGRKMQENKNCHDLFFYKDTEGKSWCINPSCTCHTRTYSKLMWKSSTEFNVIPIYKNTFGILMLAAKNIPANQELTYYVAK; encoded by the exons ATGATCTGCAGGTACAAAAGATTGACAACAGACCACTTGCAGCCACAGGATTGTCGTCAGCTGCTAGAAGTGGCAAAATCAGATTTTATGAATTGCATCAAGAAGGCTGATATTTGTGAAAGACTGTCGGCCAAAGATAAGGTGTGCATTTTGCATTATCTCGAGGCTTTGCTAATCCTAAAGCACCTCCAAAGACCTGGAGTGGTTGCCAATATGACT GTTGAGGAATGGCATGAGAGGGTTCATCACACCTTCACATCAGAGGGTGTATCCGAAATCCGTGTTGTTGTGGGAGTTAAACAACACAAAACGGCAACCCATCAAGTGGCGACATTTGCTCTCACAGAAGAAGAAGAAAAG TGGTTCAAAACTTTTTTTGATGTGGTGCGACCTTTATTAGTAAAGGGAGATCAGCCTCagaaaacattttttatttcaaCAAAGGGAGAACAAATTTATAATGTTACTAATGATCTTCGCCAGTTACATGAAAA GTATAAGCTGCTAAATATTACAAGCCAGATGGTTCGGCGTACATGTGAAACTTGGACATTGGCAGAGTACTCAGATGTTCAGAAGAGTCTCTTCACCAAGTACCTGGCACATACCAATTTGACAGCAGATCGACATTATAGGGAAAAGACATTACACAATATATGTCTTGGCTCAAAACTGGTCACCCAGCTTGGATCTATGTCTAAACCTATGGAGGCACAAGAAAGCACTTCAAG GGATGGACTACAGGACAGTGACTCCATAGAGTCACATAAGAGAAATTACTTCCAGAACCTGCTAAAAGAGTTCCCTGTAAACATAAAACAATCGAGACCAAAGAAAGTTGACTGCAAACGTATATCGCCATTGTATTGGCATCACTGTAGAAAAGAATGGACAGCTAAGCGTAACAAGAAAAGAGTGAAGCATATAATCA GGGCATTCCCAGCAAGGCGCCCAAAAACTGTCCAGTTGAAAAAGTACATAAGAGAAAAGAAATGGAAATGTAGTGAATTAGAGATTAAACAGATAGCTGAGGCATGGAAGCCTAGGAAGTTACAGAACTGGAAAGACTGCAAGGCTCTGGAAGAACACATCcgcttgcaaaattggaaagggctgAAAACTACCACAGATATAGAAAGCGGTATAAAGAAAGTAATGACAGAGAGGGCTTTCCTTAAAGGGGAAGCAATATGTGACTTCCATGGAGAACAGATAAGTGCCAAAAAAGGCAGAAAAATGCAAGAAAATAAAAACTGTCATGACCTCTTTTTTTATAAGGATACAGAAGGCAAGTCATGGTGTATCAATCCATCCTGTACATGCCACACTCGGACATATTCCAAATTAATGTGGAAATCCAGTACAGAATTTAATGTGATTCCAATATACAAAAATACATTTGGCATTCTCATGCTAGCTGCAaaaaacataccagccaatcaggagTTAACATATTATGTTGCAAAATAA